A window of the Chloroflexota bacterium genome harbors these coding sequences:
- the rplR gene encoding 50S ribosomal protein L18 has protein sequence MARVAPRQARIRRHLRVRKKVSGAAERPRLAVFRSLSHIYAQVVDDQTGRSLVAASSLEKGLRGEGGTKTEKAKKVGALLAQRALAAEIKKVVFDRGGFIYHGRVKALAEAAREGGLQF, from the coding sequence ATGGCCAGAGTAGCCCCCCGCCAGGCCAGAATTCGCCGTCACCTGAGGGTGAGGAAGAAGGTGAGTGGCGCCGCCGAGCGCCCCCGCCTGGCCGTCTTCCGCAGCCTCAGCCATATCTATGCCCAGGTGGTGGACGACCAGACTGGCAGGTCCCTGGTCGCCGCCTCCAGCCTGGAAAAGGGGTTGCGGGGGGAGGGGGGGACCAAGACCGAAAAGGCGAAAAAGGTTGGAGCCCTGCTGGCCCAGCGGGCCCTCGCGGCTGAAATCAAGAAGGTGGTCTTTGACCGGGGGGGGTTCATCTACCACGGTAGGGTGAAGGCCCTGGCCGAGGCTGCCAGGGAAGGAGGACTCCAGTTCTAA